Proteins encoded by one window of Lycium barbarum isolate Lr01 chromosome 11, ASM1917538v2, whole genome shotgun sequence:
- the LOC132618583 gene encoding VQ motif-containing protein 22-like, translating into MIQCFYSSLLPKSLIYTSFQKVLFTLSLLFSTFFLFCMGMSDTMPNPTNWVQFYQQGQPQGSPQTTMFSDGRVSDATVVTTTATSIISTPDHHHRSSDGRVSKPIRRRSRASRRTPTTVLNTDTANFRAMVQQFTGGPIASQGTYLGFGSNNIHHQQIVNSVTTANSGAYNNNNIQFQQTLPQNQLPYMFSSLGTSSRPPSVVQGRADNFIHRATTLVSPSESGSSPSNENKSENNFMF; encoded by the coding sequence ATGATCCAGTGTTTTTATTCTTCTCTTCTTCCCAAGTCTTTAATCTACACAAGCTTTCAAAAAGTACTCTTCACTTTGTCTCTCCTCTTCTctactttctttttattttgtatGGGCATGAGTGATACCATGCCAAACCCCACCAATTGGGTACAATTCTACCAACAAGGCCAGCCTCAAGGATCGCCACAAACCACTATGTTTTCTGACGGACGTGTCTCTGATGCCACGGTTGTCACCACCACTGCCACCTCCATAATCAGTACTCCAGATCATCACCACCGATCATCTGATGGCCGTGTTTCCAAGCCTATAAGACGACGATCTAGGGCTTCACGACGAACACCAACCACCGTGTTGAACACTGACACGGCTAATTTCCGTGCTATGGTTCAACAGTTCACTGGTGGCCCTATTGCTTCACAAGGAACCTACTTAGGTTTCGGTTCCAATAATATTCATCATCAGCAAATTGTGAACTCAGTTACTACTGCAAATTCGGGTGcttacaataataataatattcagTTTCAGCAAACACTGCCACAAAATCAATTGCCTTATATGTTCAGCTCATTGGGTACTAGTAGTCGTCCTCCATCAGTTGTTCAAGGTCGTGCTGATAATTTTATCCATAGGGCTACTACGTTGGTATCTCCTAGTGAGAGTGGATCTTCACCTTCTAATGAGAACAAGTCTGAAAATAACTTCATGTTCTGA